In Streptomyces sp. NBC_00878, a single window of DNA contains:
- a CDS encoding sensor histidine kinase, which produces MSPTPPARRLRLGMPKRMFSQVLLMQVAIAAGVAVLATGLFLAPLSEQLDDQAMRRALAIAQTTAAQPRLAEEMLSTPASADGPVQTEAERIRKASGAEYVVVMNVRGTRWSHTNPAEIGGHVSTDPRSALAGREVMEIDSGTLGRSARGKVPLRDGDGRIVGAVSVGIEYDSVRARLIHAIPGLFAYAGGAMAVGALAAYLISRRVQRQTRDLAFSDIAGLLAEREAMLHGIREGVVALDRGGRIRLLNDEARRLLGIGDEAVGQPLDTALGEGRTTDVLAGTVTGTDLLTVRGQRVLVANRMPTDDGGAVATLRDRTELEQLGRELDSTRGLIDALRAQDHEHANRMHTLLGLLELEMFDDAVEFVGEVVGDHRATAEQVTEKIHDPLLAALLVGKATVAAERGVALWISDTTLFPDRLIDPRGLVTIVGNLVDNALDAAAGTLHARVEVELRAEGRTAVLRVRDTGPGIPAEQRELIFTDGWSTKKPPAHRKRGIGLSLVRRLAERQGGSARVSEADGGGAEFTIVLPEALAEPGLAPEPTPGLVLESATTTINEESR; this is translated from the coding sequence ATGAGCCCCACTCCCCCTGCACGACGACTCCGCCTGGGCATGCCGAAGCGGATGTTCTCGCAGGTGCTGCTGATGCAGGTGGCGATCGCCGCCGGAGTCGCTGTCCTCGCGACCGGCTTGTTCCTGGCTCCGCTGAGCGAACAGCTGGACGACCAGGCGATGCGCCGCGCTCTCGCGATCGCGCAGACCACGGCGGCGCAGCCGCGGCTCGCCGAGGAGATGCTGTCCACGCCGGCCTCTGCCGACGGGCCCGTGCAGACCGAGGCGGAACGGATCCGCAAGGCCAGCGGAGCCGAGTACGTCGTGGTGATGAACGTCCGGGGCACGCGCTGGTCGCACACGAACCCCGCCGAGATCGGCGGGCACGTCTCGACCGACCCGAGGTCCGCTCTGGCCGGCCGGGAGGTCATGGAGATCGACAGCGGCACCCTGGGCCGCTCGGCGCGCGGCAAGGTGCCGTTGCGGGACGGCGACGGCCGCATCGTGGGTGCGGTCTCGGTCGGCATCGAGTACGACAGCGTGCGCGCCCGCCTCATCCACGCGATCCCCGGGCTCTTCGCGTACGCGGGAGGAGCCATGGCCGTCGGCGCGCTGGCCGCCTATCTGATCTCACGGCGGGTGCAACGGCAGACCCGTGACCTGGCCTTCTCGGACATCGCCGGGCTTCTGGCGGAGCGCGAGGCGATGCTGCACGGCATCAGGGAGGGCGTCGTCGCGCTGGACCGCGGAGGCAGGATCCGGCTCCTCAACGACGAGGCCCGGCGCCTGCTCGGAATCGGCGACGAGGCCGTCGGACAGCCCCTCGACACAGCGCTCGGAGAGGGCCGTACGACCGATGTGCTGGCCGGGACCGTCACCGGAACCGATCTGCTCACCGTCCGCGGCCAGCGTGTCCTGGTCGCCAACCGCATGCCCACCGACGACGGCGGTGCCGTCGCCACCCTGCGCGACCGCACCGAACTGGAGCAGCTGGGCCGCGAACTCGACTCCACACGCGGCCTGATCGACGCCCTGCGCGCCCAGGACCACGAACACGCCAACCGCATGCACACCCTGCTCGGGCTGCTGGAACTGGAGATGTTCGACGACGCCGTGGAATTCGTCGGCGAGGTGGTCGGTGACCACAGGGCGACCGCGGAACAGGTCACGGAAAAGATCCATGACCCGTTGCTCGCCGCCCTGCTGGTGGGCAAGGCCACCGTCGCGGCGGAGCGCGGAGTGGCCCTGTGGATCTCGGACACGACGCTGTTCCCTGACCGGTTGATCGACCCGAGAGGGCTGGTCACCATCGTCGGGAACCTCGTCGACAACGCACTCGACGCCGCCGCGGGCACCCTCCACGCGCGCGTGGAGGTCGAATTGCGTGCGGAAGGGCGCACGGCCGTCCTCAGGGTGCGGGACACAGGGCCCGGAATCCCCGCCGAACAGCGCGAGTTGATCTTCACGGACGGGTGGTCCACCAAGAAGCCCCCGGCCCACCGGAAGCGCGGAATCGGCCTCTCCCTTGTGCGCAGGCTCGCCGAACGGCAAGGGGGCAGCGCCCGGGTCTCGGAGGCGGACGGCGGAGGCGCCGAGTTCACCATCGTGCTCCCGGAGGCACTGGCCGAGCCGGGACTCGCACCGGAACCCACGCCCGGCCTCGTGCTGGAGAGTGCCACCACGACCATCAACGAGGAGTCGCGATGA
- a CDS encoding response regulator — protein sequence MIEVLVVDDDIRVARVNAAYVEKVAGFHVAGEAHSAAEALRQLEALPRLDLVLLDHYLPDETGLAVVQEMRRRGHQTDVIMVTAARDVSTVQAAMRQGALQYLVKPFAFAGLRAKLEAYADLRRTLDGGGEAEQAEVDRIFGALSAGSEPGLPKGHSPTTAEAVRRALVTAEGPLSAQEIADRTGLSRQTAQRYLKLLERTGRATLTLKYGDAGRPEHRYIWATRA from the coding sequence ATGATCGAGGTACTGGTCGTGGACGACGACATCCGGGTCGCCCGGGTCAACGCCGCCTATGTGGAGAAGGTCGCGGGCTTCCATGTCGCGGGCGAGGCGCATTCCGCGGCGGAGGCACTGCGGCAGCTGGAGGCACTGCCCCGGCTGGATCTGGTGCTCCTCGACCACTATCTGCCGGACGAGACGGGCCTCGCGGTCGTCCAGGAGATGCGCAGACGTGGTCACCAGACCGACGTGATCATGGTGACCGCGGCCCGTGACGTCTCCACGGTCCAGGCGGCGATGCGGCAGGGCGCGCTCCAGTACCTGGTGAAACCATTCGCCTTCGCCGGACTGCGCGCCAAGCTGGAGGCGTACGCGGACCTGCGCCGCACCCTCGACGGCGGCGGCGAGGCCGAACAGGCCGAGGTCGACCGGATCTTCGGCGCTCTGTCAGCGGGCTCGGAGCCCGGACTGCCCAAAGGGCACTCCCCCACCACCGCGGAGGCCGTACGGCGGGCCCTGGTGACCGCGGAAGGCCCTCTGTCGGCCCAGGAGATCGCCGACCGGACGGGGCTGAGCCGCCAGACCGCCCAGCGCTATCTGAAGCTCCTGGAGCGCACGGGACGGGCCACGCTGACCCTGAAATACGGTGACGCGGGCCGCCCGGAGCACCGTTACATCTGGGCGACCCGCGCCTGA
- a CDS encoding ABC transporter substrate-binding protein, whose amino-acid sequence MPKTPRHGVLAAAGLLVLSTLTACVNDGAGSASAAGQGGGKGEKVKIMVGGLDKVIYLPAMLTERLGHFDDEGLDVELLGEPAGVDAETALVSGEVQGAVGFYDHTLDLQVKGEDVQSVVQFSHAPGEVQIVSNKAATEIASPEDFKGKKLGVTGVGSSTDFLTKYLAVKNGVPVSEFKTVPVGAGESFISALKKGTIDGGMTTDPTVATILAANTGKVILDMRTPAGSDEALGGAYPSSSLYMQTEWVNDNKETVQKLANAFVKTLKWMAAHSAREIADEMPDDYSGGNETLYAGAIQSTLPMFTQDGVMPEDGPETVEKVLKAFNPAVKKADVDLGKTYTTEFVEKVVD is encoded by the coding sequence ATGCCCAAGACCCCCAGACACGGGGTGCTGGCAGCCGCCGGCCTGCTTGTCCTCTCCACGCTTACCGCCTGTGTCAATGACGGGGCCGGATCGGCGTCCGCCGCAGGCCAAGGGGGCGGCAAGGGGGAGAAGGTCAAGATCATGGTCGGCGGCCTGGACAAGGTCATCTACCTGCCGGCGATGCTGACCGAGCGGCTCGGCCACTTCGACGACGAGGGCCTCGACGTGGAACTGCTGGGCGAGCCGGCCGGTGTGGACGCCGAGACCGCGCTCGTCTCCGGGGAGGTCCAGGGAGCCGTCGGTTTCTACGACCACACCCTCGATCTGCAGGTCAAGGGCGAGGACGTCCAGTCGGTCGTGCAGTTCTCGCACGCGCCCGGCGAGGTCCAGATCGTCTCCAACAAGGCGGCGACCGAGATCGCTTCACCGGAGGACTTCAAGGGCAAGAAGCTCGGTGTCACCGGCGTCGGCTCCTCGACCGACTTCCTCACCAAGTACCTCGCCGTCAAGAACGGTGTGCCCGTCAGCGAGTTCAAGACCGTTCCGGTCGGCGCGGGAGAGAGTTTCATCTCGGCGCTCAAGAAGGGCACCATCGACGGCGGCATGACGACCGACCCGACCGTCGCCACGATCCTGGCCGCCAACACCGGCAAGGTGATCCTCGACATGCGCACGCCGGCGGGTTCGGACGAGGCGCTCGGCGGCGCGTACCCGTCGTCCAGCCTCTACATGCAGACGGAGTGGGTGAACGACAACAAGGAGACGGTCCAGAAGCTGGCCAACGCCTTCGTGAAGACCCTCAAGTGGATGGCCGCGCACAGCGCCAGAGAGATCGCCGACGAGATGCCGGACGACTACTCGGGGGGCAACGAGACGCTCTACGCGGGCGCGATCCAGAGCACCCTGCCGATGTTCACCCAGGACGGCGTGATGCCCGAGGACGGTCCCGAGACCGTCGAGAAGGTGCTCAAGGCGTTCAACCCCGCCGTCAAGAAAGCGGACGTGGACCTCGGCAAGACGTACACCACCGAGTTCGTCGAGAAGGTCGTGGACTGA
- a CDS encoding response regulator has translation MIDVLVVDDDFRVAEINAKFVGKVPGFRVAAHAHSAAQALDAVGREPVDLILLDHYLPDQTGLELVQRMRELGIGADVIMITAAGDVETVRAAMRLGALHYLVKPFTFAALRTRLESYAALRRTVDRVSDQGVAGQEQVDRMFGALRTAPAPSSPGLPSGHSEPTTDLICTVLHQAGHPLSAHEVAAETGLSRSTAQRYLRYLEQAGRLRLSLKYGDTGRPEHRYAWVAP, from the coding sequence ATGATTGACGTCCTGGTCGTGGACGACGACTTCCGTGTCGCCGAAATCAACGCCAAGTTCGTGGGAAAGGTTCCCGGCTTCCGGGTGGCCGCCCACGCGCACAGCGCTGCCCAGGCCCTGGATGCGGTGGGCCGCGAGCCCGTCGACCTGATCCTGCTCGACCACTATCTGCCCGACCAGACTGGCCTCGAACTCGTCCAGCGGATGCGGGAGCTGGGCATTGGCGCGGACGTCATCATGATCACCGCAGCCGGTGACGTGGAGACCGTACGGGCCGCGATGCGGCTGGGTGCCCTGCACTACCTGGTCAAGCCGTTCACGTTCGCCGCGCTGCGCACGCGGCTCGAGTCGTACGCCGCGCTGCGCCGCACCGTCGACAGAGTCAGCGACCAGGGCGTGGCAGGACAGGAGCAGGTGGACCGCATGTTCGGCGCACTGCGCACTGCGCCCGCCCCGTCCTCGCCGGGCCTGCCCAGCGGTCATTCGGAGCCGACCACGGACCTGATCTGCACCGTCCTCCACCAGGCCGGCCACCCGCTCTCGGCCCACGAGGTCGCCGCCGAGACAGGCCTCAGCCGCTCCACCGCCCAGCGCTACCTGCGCTACCTGGAACAGGCCGGCCGTCTCCGTCTCTCACTCAAGTACGGGGACACGGGGCGTCCGGAACACCGCTACGCGTGGGTAGCGCCCTGA
- a CDS encoding cation acetate symporter gives MTGNHQTLALLLFSAFVAVTLGITTWVSRHRHGSAEEFYAGGRLFSPMENGFAIAGDYMSAASFLGISGLIALFGYDGLLYSVGFLVAWLVVLFLVAELVRNCGRFTLADVVAARMSERPVRIAAGTSSVTVSVLYLVAQMVGAGSLVALLLGGTSEAAQAWTVIGVGALMVVYVSMGGMRATTWIQIVKAVLLMGGAIALTVLVLVRFHGDFDQLLRTAAERSGHGTSFLAPGLKYGGDWTARLDFISLGLALVLGTAGLPHILSRFYTVPTARAARRSVVWSIGLIGGFYLMTIVLGFGAAAIVGPDAVRGSNAAGNTAVPLLALDLGGGAGSTGGTVLFAIVAAIAFATILAVVAGITLASSASVAHDLYASLRRRRAKPHSEVAVARTAAVGVGVIAIALGLLARDLNVAFLVGLAFAVAASANLPVLLYSLFWRNFTTRGAVWSVYGGLVPALVLVVLSPVVSGSPASLFPGADLQYFPLENPGLVSIPLGFLAGWLGTVTSAEPPDEAKHAETEVRALTGAGAV, from the coding sequence GTGACCGGGAACCATCAGACGCTGGCGCTGCTGCTGTTCAGCGCGTTCGTCGCGGTCACCCTGGGAATCACGACCTGGGTGAGCCGCCACCGGCATGGTTCGGCGGAGGAGTTCTACGCGGGCGGACGGCTTTTCTCGCCCATGGAGAATGGTTTTGCCATCGCCGGTGACTATATGTCCGCCGCCTCCTTCCTCGGCATCTCGGGTCTGATCGCGCTCTTCGGCTATGACGGGTTGCTGTATTCGGTGGGCTTTCTCGTCGCCTGGCTGGTCGTGCTGTTCCTCGTCGCTGAACTGGTGCGCAACTGCGGGCGGTTCACGCTCGCGGACGTCGTCGCGGCCCGTATGAGCGAGCGGCCGGTGCGGATCGCGGCGGGAACGTCCTCGGTGACCGTGTCCGTGCTGTACCTGGTGGCGCAGATGGTGGGCGCGGGCAGCCTGGTCGCGCTGCTGCTCGGGGGCACGAGCGAGGCGGCCCAGGCCTGGACGGTCATCGGTGTCGGGGCGCTCATGGTCGTCTATGTGTCGATGGGAGGGATGCGGGCCACCACCTGGATCCAGATCGTCAAGGCGGTCCTGCTGATGGGCGGAGCGATCGCGCTGACCGTGCTCGTCCTGGTGCGGTTCCACGGGGACTTCGACCAGTTGCTGCGTACGGCGGCGGAGCGGAGCGGGCACGGGACGTCGTTTCTCGCGCCGGGTTTGAAGTACGGCGGGGACTGGACCGCGCGCCTCGATTTCATCAGCCTGGGACTGGCGCTCGTGCTGGGCACGGCCGGGCTGCCGCACATCCTGTCGCGCTTCTACACCGTGCCGACCGCGCGCGCCGCGCGCCGTTCGGTCGTCTGGTCGATCGGCCTGATCGGCGGGTTCTACCTGATGACGATCGTGCTGGGGTTCGGGGCGGCGGCGATCGTCGGTCCGGATGCCGTCCGTGGGTCGAACGCGGCCGGGAACACGGCGGTTCCGCTGTTGGCGCTCGATCTGGGCGGCGGCGCGGGTTCCACCGGAGGAACGGTTCTGTTCGCGATCGTCGCCGCGATCGCCTTCGCCACGATCCTCGCGGTGGTCGCGGGGATCACGCTCGCCTCCTCCGCGTCTGTGGCCCACGACCTGTACGCGTCGCTGCGACGGCGGCGTGCTAAGCCGCACAGCGAGGTGGCCGTGGCCCGGACCGCGGCGGTCGGTGTCGGTGTCATCGCCATCGCGTTGGGTCTGCTCGCGCGCGACCTCAATGTGGCCTTCCTGGTGGGACTCGCCTTCGCCGTCGCCGCGTCGGCGAATCTGCCGGTGCTGCTGTACTCGCTGTTCTGGCGGAACTTCACGACGCGCGGCGCGGTGTGGTCCGTGTACGGGGGACTGGTGCCGGCCCTGGTGCTCGTGGTGCTGTCGCCTGTGGTGTCGGGCAGTCCCGCGTCGCTGTTCCCCGGTGCCGACCTCCAGTACTTCCCGCTGGAGAACCCGGGCCTGGTGTCGATCCCGCTGGGTTTCCTCGCGGGCTGGCTCGGCACGGTCACCTCGGCGGAGCCGCCGGACGAGGCCAAGCATGCCGAAACCGAGGTGCGGGCGCTCACGGGGGCAGGGGCGGTTTGA
- a CDS encoding DUF485 domain-containing protein — MEKYDGPDSGSGKVRFDDPWYDALASGWGELDSTGAPAPAVPPARGEHEDRTARTADIYLEVQRSAAFQEVRSRYRRFVVPAVAVFFAWYVGYVVTATTAPDFMARPVVGAVNVAMLAGFGQFLTTFLFTWAYARHARLRRDRAALDLRWDTQELTRSVAGGER; from the coding sequence GTGGAGAAGTACGACGGTCCCGACTCCGGCTCCGGAAAGGTCCGGTTCGACGACCCCTGGTACGACGCGCTCGCCTCCGGCTGGGGCGAGTTGGACAGTACGGGTGCGCCCGCTCCTGCCGTGCCGCCCGCGCGAGGGGAGCACGAGGACCGAACCGCCCGCACGGCCGACATCTATCTGGAGGTGCAGCGCAGCGCGGCCTTCCAGGAGGTGCGCAGCCGGTACCGGAGGTTCGTGGTCCCGGCCGTAGCCGTCTTCTTCGCCTGGTACGTGGGCTATGTGGTGACGGCGACGACGGCTCCGGACTTCATGGCGCGGCCCGTCGTCGGCGCGGTGAACGTGGCGATGCTCGCGGGGTTCGGACAGTTCCTCACGACGTTCCTGTTCACCTGGGCGTACGCGCGGCATGCCCGGCTGCGCAGAGACCGGGCCGCGCTCGATCTGCGCTGGGACACACAGGAGCTGACGCGAAGCGTCGCGGGTGGTGAGCGGTGA
- a CDS encoding response regulator transcription factor, whose translation MTEEGGGAPARVVVADDQTVVREGIVMLLGLLPGVEVVGAAADGDEAVRLVAELDPDVVLMDLRMPRCDGVEATRRIRAEHPRTQVVVLTTYADDASLFPALRAGARGYLTKDAGGDEIVRAVRSVLSGDAGLSPSIQRRLLERLSEPEPTVPEEGTEAPDGLTGRETEVLVLIADGLTNQEIARKLHVSTATVKTHINNLFAKTGLKDRAQAVRYAFGKGLVRPPGG comes from the coding sequence ATGACGGAGGAGGGAGGCGGGGCACCGGCCCGTGTCGTCGTGGCGGACGACCAGACCGTGGTCCGCGAGGGCATCGTGATGCTGCTCGGGCTGCTGCCGGGGGTCGAGGTCGTCGGGGCCGCCGCCGACGGAGACGAGGCCGTACGACTGGTGGCCGAGCTCGATCCCGACGTCGTGCTGATGGACCTGCGCATGCCCCGCTGCGACGGAGTGGAGGCAACCAGACGCATCCGGGCCGAGCACCCCCGCACGCAGGTCGTGGTGCTCACCACGTACGCGGACGACGCGTCGCTGTTTCCCGCGCTCAGAGCGGGGGCCCGTGGGTATCTCACCAAGGACGCGGGCGGCGACGAGATCGTACGGGCCGTGCGCAGCGTGCTGTCCGGGGACGCCGGGCTCTCGCCGAGCATTCAACGGCGGTTGCTGGAACGGCTGTCCGAGCCGGAGCCCACGGTTCCCGAGGAGGGCACCGAGGCACCGGACGGGCTCACCGGGCGGGAGACGGAGGTGCTCGTGCTGATCGCCGACGGTCTGACCAACCAGGAGATCGCCCGCAAGCTCCATGTCTCGACGGCCACCGTGAAGACGCACATCAACAACCTGTTCGCCAAGACGGGGCTCAAGGACCGTGCGCAGGCGGTCCGTTACGCCTTCGGGAAGGGACTTGTGCGGCCACCAGGGGGGTGA
- a CDS encoding sensor histidine kinase — translation MTENVWMLWPSREALSRAGVHRARRTLAGAGRIFAVGILLATTFMDSDLHGWGVAGAVLGVLVGGLGVWGFWRVTLEHRLLPSLGLLVLLFAIATVAEGAGLRVPALVVWCACAVSAMERLPLAAALPASAVALGTYAAVNNDAWLTTLAMTTGLALAGYVLRLDAEARGSAQRLLVQERAARAAEAESAALAERARIAREIHDVLAHSLSAQLVHLEAARLLIERGAERDQVLDRVVAARGMAREGLAETRQALSALRGELSPLEEFLSELVADTGGADVTVTGERRPLPAEASQALRRVAQEALTNVRKHAPGAKTRIRLDYGEHEVTLNVRDSGAPPGEFTHSGAGYGLLGMRERAELLGGSLEAGPYEEGFVVMLKVPV, via the coding sequence ATGACGGAGAACGTCTGGATGCTCTGGCCCTCCCGCGAGGCGCTCTCCCGAGCGGGAGTGCACAGGGCCCGGCGTACGCTCGCCGGGGCCGGGCGCATCTTCGCCGTAGGCATCCTCCTGGCGACGACTTTCATGGACAGCGACCTGCACGGCTGGGGTGTCGCAGGGGCTGTCCTCGGAGTCCTTGTCGGTGGACTCGGGGTCTGGGGCTTCTGGAGGGTCACGCTCGAGCATCGCCTGCTTCCCTCCTTGGGGTTGCTCGTGCTGCTCTTCGCCATCGCGACGGTGGCAGAGGGCGCGGGGTTGCGGGTTCCTGCCCTCGTCGTGTGGTGCGCCTGCGCCGTCAGCGCCATGGAACGGCTGCCGCTCGCGGCGGCACTGCCCGCAAGCGCCGTGGCTCTGGGTACGTACGCGGCAGTGAACAACGATGCCTGGCTGACCACCTTGGCCATGACCACGGGGCTTGCTCTGGCCGGATACGTGCTGCGGCTGGACGCGGAGGCCCGGGGCAGTGCCCAGCGGCTTCTCGTCCAGGAGCGGGCCGCACGGGCGGCCGAGGCGGAGTCGGCGGCGCTCGCGGAGCGGGCCCGGATCGCGCGGGAGATCCACGACGTCCTGGCCCACAGCCTCTCGGCCCAGCTCGTTCACCTGGAGGCGGCACGGCTGTTGATCGAGAGAGGCGCGGAGAGGGACCAGGTCCTCGATCGGGTCGTGGCGGCACGGGGAATGGCCCGGGAGGGCCTCGCCGAGACCCGGCAAGCGCTCTCCGCGCTGCGTGGTGAGTTGTCACCGCTGGAGGAGTTCCTGAGTGAACTGGTCGCCGACACCGGCGGCGCCGACGTCACTGTCACGGGTGAACGGCGGCCGTTGCCGGCCGAGGCGTCGCAGGCACTGCGCAGGGTTGCCCAGGAGGCCCTGACGAACGTCCGGAAGCACGCGCCGGGCGCCAAGACCCGCATACGGCTGGACTATGGCGAGCACGAAGTGACCTTGAACGTCAGGGATTCGGGAGCGCCGCCGGGTGAATTCACGCACTCCGGTGCCGGATACGGTCTGCTCGGAATGCGGGAGCGGGCCGAGTTGCTGGGCGGCTCGCTGGAGGCCGGGCCGTACGAGGAGGGGTTCGTGGTGATGCTGAAGGTGCCTGTATGA